In Mangifera indica cultivar Alphonso chromosome 1, CATAS_Mindica_2.1, whole genome shotgun sequence, a single genomic region encodes these proteins:
- the LOC123209438 gene encoding calcium-binding protein CML42, whose amino-acid sequence MEEAASATTGRKEWNRTLSRNASSSSFRLRTSPSLNTLRLRRIFDMFDKNGDGMITVEELHKALSRLGLDADMSELESIVTSYVEPGNLGLKFEGFVRLHQSLDDALFGCEEEEDISTEEDGREGTMTQEESDLSEAFKVFDEDGDGFISAHELQVVLGKLGLPEGNEISRVQQMILSVDRNQDGRVDFFEFKNMMQGVLVRGS is encoded by the coding sequence ATGGAGGAAGCAGCTTCAGCCACCACAGGAAGAAAAGAATGGAACCGAACATTAAGCAGGAACGCTTCATCTTCATCGTTTCGTCTGCGCACATCCCCAAGTCTCAACACTCTCCGTCTCCGTCGTATTTTTGACATGTTTGACAAAAACGGCGACGGAATGATCACCGTTGAAGAGCTGCATAAAGCCCTTAGCCGTCTGGGTCTAGACGCTGACATGTCCGAGTTAGAATCCATCGTTACTTCATACGTTGAACCGGGCAACCTGGGGCTTAAGTTCGAAGGCTTTGTCCGGCTGCACCAGTCGTTGGATGACGCGTTGTTCGGGtgcgaagaagaagaagatatcaGCACAGAGGAGGACGGCCGAGAGGGCACGATGACGCAGGAGGAGTCTGATCTATCAGAGGCGTTTAAGGTGTTCGATGAAGATGGAGATGGTTTCATTTCTGCACATGAATTGCAAGTGGTTTTGGGGAAACTGGGATTGCCGGAAGGGAATGAGATTTCCAGAGTTCAACAAATGATCCTATCGGTCGACCGGAATCAGGATGGTCGAGTTGATTTCTTTGAGTTCAAGAACATGATGCAGGGTGTTCTTGTTCGGGGCTCTTGA
- the LOC123209429 gene encoding uncharacterized protein LOC123209429, with protein MNRDLELEASFSFSGQDFSRAVTVVSDDVEEEEVNDDQYIEIALERHVNGHHLDDGTSLEFRISFSSSVPFLQLHNCGLELNRANTVESIGTEFSDAVTTPLSTSSSTSASALSSSSNDTRCRTRETAAKAQKTVRRRVVQFRSFNRLRNSLLANPAASSETVSKKNATPERESCSNNREFIRSSRKDMKITETTTMNDGIVMNFLTKCRSINIRTILTSFMKPYQFLYSSPHHQASSKQTKKIKRSSTEKNDHSNNNLRAITSSNLKESFGKWLVRKEKPAKNDGDRTKELDVNVSAIRGILEAAMSPSLGCRVRRTKNSRPNATRSSVQEGFTIENNSIQAAIAHCKRSFGQINI; from the exons ATGAATCGTGATCTGGAACTGGAAGCCAGTTTCTCTTTCAGCGGTCAAGATTTTAGCCGAGCTGTCACCGTCGTCTCGGATGATGTTGAGGAGGAGGAGGTTAATGATGACCAGTACATCGAGATAGCTCTTGAGCGACATGTGAATGGACATCATCTTGATGATGGGACGTCACTGGAGTTTCGTATATCGTTTTCATCTTCGGTTCCTTTTCTGCAACTCCACAACTGCGGTTTGGAATTGAATCGTGCCAATACTGTGGAAAGTATAGGAACTGAGTTTTCCGACGCTGTTACGACACCTTTATCAACGTCGTCGTCGACATCCGCCTCCGCTTTGAGCTCTTCTTCCAATGACACGCGATGCAGGACGAGAGAAACTGCTGCAAAAGCTCAAAAGACTGTTAGAAGGAGGGTGGTGCAGTTCCGGTCATTCAACCGCCTACGGAATTCATTGCTGGCTAATCCGGCCGCTTCATCGGAGACAGTCAGCAAGAAAAACGCTACTCCTGAACGTGAAAGCTGCAGTAATAACCGCGAGTTCATACGGAGCAG CAGGAAAGACATGAAGATTACCGAGACAACAACGATGAATGATGGGATCGTGATGAACTTTCTGACCAAGTGTCGATCCATTAATATCAGAACAATCTTGACATCATTCATGAAGCCATACCAGTTCTTGTACTCCTCTCCTCATCATCAAGCTAGCAGCAAACAGACGAAGAAGATTAAGAGATCATCCACAGAGAAAAACGATCATAGTAATAATAATCTTCGAGCGATTACAAGTTCGAACTTGAAGGAGTCATTTGGGAAATGGTTAGTCCGAAAAGAGAAGCCAGCAAAGAACGACGGCGACAGAACGAAAGAACTGGATGTAAATGTGAGTGCGATTAGAGGAATTTTAGAGGCGGCAATGAGCCCGAGCCTTGGCTGCAGAGTTCGAAGAACGAAGAACTCACGGCCAAATGCAACAAGATCCTCCGTACAAGAAGGCTTTACTATTGAGAATAACTCCATTCAAGCCGCCATTGCTCACTGTAAGAGATCATTTGGACAAATTAACATCtga